One part of the Candidatus Eisenbacteria bacterium genome encodes these proteins:
- a CDS encoding PDZ domain-containing protein: MGRMGWSAIITFIGILALLGFLSASAAEAAAKDDRGWLGIYTEPVSPLPDIEGRLGGTPSLHGAECGLRVTAVFPDSPADQGGLQLHDIIIGLYGKPFTCPAESVRAIFTGALEGKQAGAPCPLRVIRNAVYKTMEINGEPVARPRQIEFWRDPSHTLEQLKSGDRLAGTAEVSQEILDLPVVLGLRPEARWPEPRVNATIYPPTRYRNSALTPLFWSLTEKYGFRAETEDLLKRLNRCHSGCDPFRLESMIYVHRNPFRLEAVSRHITDLFLNAQCSLQVLENASPLLAADFNINRSAVKRLIPLAIPVSTPSRRAHRRRLIQPLLHQIERVLQQAEQAHRRAFAALTDDEKRFLETERWNLSDAFAEDIYIHFDEDTGRFEKNKRLIELAQKIDYPALLEAAASLATLTDPLWAEEAGRFLRSIYSDTLAVEILLDQVTPAGRMLIGGTGDHWYRETDTAFIIDLGGNDFYSGNSGGNNGWDLPVAVCIDLCGDDAYESTTKGSQGAGCLGIGGLLDLSGDDSYIGMQWCQGVGYYGIGWIHDAGGDDIYRGRSYCQAVGLFGLGFILDHSGNDQYEGDLHVQGIGLAKGIGSLVDQAGDDRYYAKGVYPTGYGDAGIFDAWSQGCGMGFRTMASGGLGILVDGGGEDRLEAGNFSQGGGYYYGFGLLAARGAEDDTYIGSRYNQGFAAHQAVGVFIEEGGNDQYSTRQGVAQGLAWDECVTLFIDESGNDFYNGGQFFSLGASAHNSICFFHDLEGSDRYIYSPGPARAGGNDYHGGTSYSLFIDDGGGEDAYNAETYKNSVLRHTPEHGIFIDR; this comes from the coding sequence ATGGGCCGGATGGGTTGGAGCGCCATCATAACCTTCATCGGAATCCTTGCACTTCTTGGATTCCTTTCCGCCTCTGCAGCGGAGGCCGCGGCAAAAGATGATCGCGGCTGGCTTGGGATTTACACCGAACCGGTCTCTCCCCTTCCCGACATTGAAGGCCGTCTCGGCGGGACGCCGTCACTGCACGGAGCGGAATGCGGGCTCAGGGTCACGGCCGTCTTCCCCGATTCGCCGGCCGATCAGGGCGGTCTTCAACTCCATGACATTATCATCGGTCTCTATGGGAAGCCCTTCACATGCCCCGCCGAATCCGTCCGCGCCATCTTCACCGGCGCGCTTGAAGGCAAGCAGGCCGGCGCGCCCTGTCCCCTGCGCGTTATCCGCAATGCCGTGTATAAGACGATGGAGATCAATGGAGAGCCGGTTGCACGCCCCCGGCAAATTGAATTCTGGCGTGATCCGTCCCACACCCTTGAACAGCTCAAGTCCGGCGACAGGCTGGCCGGAACGGCGGAGGTCTCGCAGGAGATCCTCGATTTACCCGTGGTCCTGGGTCTCCGCCCTGAAGCCCGATGGCCCGAACCGCGGGTGAATGCCACCATCTATCCGCCGACCCGCTATCGCAACAGCGCCCTGACACCTCTCTTCTGGTCCCTCACTGAAAAATATGGTTTCCGCGCCGAGACAGAGGATTTGTTAAAGCGATTGAATCGCTGCCACAGCGGCTGCGATCCGTTCAGATTGGAGAGCATGATCTATGTTCACAGGAATCCCTTCCGGCTTGAGGCCGTTTCGCGGCATATCACCGATCTATTCCTGAATGCCCAATGCTCCTTGCAAGTTCTTGAGAATGCCTCACCTCTTCTGGCCGCGGATTTTAACATTAACCGGAGTGCGGTGAAACGACTGATCCCTCTTGCGATTCCTGTCTCAACGCCATCACGCCGAGCCCACAGGCGCCGGCTCATTCAACCCCTCTTGCATCAGATTGAGCGGGTTCTACAGCAGGCGGAACAGGCGCACCGGCGGGCTTTCGCCGCTCTCACCGATGACGAAAAGCGCTTTCTTGAAACAGAAAGATGGAATCTCTCGGATGCTTTCGCCGAGGATATCTATATCCACTTTGATGAAGACACCGGCCGGTTCGAAAAGAACAAGCGCTTGATTGAACTTGCACAAAAGATAGATTATCCGGCCCTTCTGGAGGCGGCCGCGTCACTTGCCACGTTGACCGATCCCCTTTGGGCGGAAGAGGCGGGGCGATTTTTGCGCTCAATCTACAGCGATACGCTGGCGGTTGAAATACTCCTCGATCAGGTGACCCCTGCAGGCCGGATGCTTATCGGCGGCACAGGCGATCACTGGTATCGGGAAACCGACACCGCCTTTATCATTGATCTCGGCGGAAATGATTTTTACTCGGGAAACAGCGGCGGCAATAACGGGTGGGATCTTCCGGTCGCCGTCTGCATCGATCTTTGCGGTGATGACGCCTATGAATCAACGACAAAGGGATCCCAAGGGGCGGGATGCCTGGGAATCGGCGGCCTCCTCGATCTGTCGGGAGATGACAGCTATATCGGAATGCAATGGTGCCAAGGCGTCGGCTACTACGGCATCGGCTGGATCCATGATGCCGGAGGTGATGATATCTACCGGGGCCGCTCCTACTGCCAAGCCGTCGGTCTCTTCGGCCTGGGCTTTATCCTGGATCATTCCGGAAATGATCAATATGAGGGTGATCTTCATGTTCAGGGAATAGGGCTGGCCAAAGGTATTGGAAGCCTCGTGGATCAAGCCGGCGACGACCGCTACTATGCCAAGGGGGTTTATCCGACAGGTTATGGAGATGCAGGGATCTTCGATGCCTGGTCCCAGGGCTGCGGCATGGGTTTCCGCACCATGGCATCAGGCGGATTGGGAATCCTGGTGGATGGCGGTGGTGAAGACCGGCTCGAAGCGGGCAATTTCTCCCAGGGCGGCGGATATTATTACGGTTTCGGTTTGCTGGCCGCCCGCGGAGCTGAAGACGATACCTATATCGGTTCCCGTTATAATCAGGGCTTTGCGGCGCATCAGGCCGTCGGTGTCTTTATTGAAGAGGGCGGTAATGATCAATACTCGACCCGTCAAGGCGTCGCCCAGGGCCTTGCTTGGGATGAATGCGTCACGCTCTTTATCGATGAATCAGGAAACGATTTTTACAACGGCGGGCAATTCTTTTCATTGGGGGCGTCCGCCCACAATAGCATCTGTTTCTTTCACGATCTCGAAGGATCCGATCGTTATATCTACAGCCCGGGACCGGCCCGGGCCGGCGGAAACGACTATCATGGAGGAACGAGCTATTCCCTCTTCATCGATGACGGCGGGGGAGAAGATGCGTACAATGCGGAGACGTATAAAAACAGCGTGCTCCGGCACACTCCGGAGCACGGTATCTTCATCGATCGCTAG
- a CDS encoding BamA/TamA family outer membrane protein — translation MKDSCRHFPVILVAMILLFASLTASVSADALIIEKIEVQGNLRTSAGRIIAVSGLATGDPATPETIHSAAHRLRSSSYFSEVEVYTRAGTAPGRVVVVFSVSENRPHFRLGMGYEDLSGWYLIPLQLNLDNLTGHGEILNLSARVGWRLSGLVLTYQNISLSDPRRFFELQLKGESVDRLYFLEGTEISQVVSQSGLGFHGEVPVADHLNLGGWFDVESFEPDSSAEVYRKNEMQDRREGDIVPFEDLPTGIQSEVGRRTLVSIGMSLGIDTRRGGGLRTRGLWGRTLGEYIFSEKDGFPAWHWDLRAYTPIGSRLQLSARSLAGSVSSKAPFYKRYYLGGLYTVRGYPSHSLSTPEGHLNFATLSLELRAAWIGAAVDPLLTGLVFCDLGTGWNDRWPDAGDISAGIGYGFRLRMPWIGRLGLDIGYPLNPSPVKESFHINASIGWTF, via the coding sequence ATGAAGGACTCCTGCAGGCACTTTCCAGTCATCCTGGTAGCGATGATTCTCCTCTTCGCATCATTGACGGCATCTGTTTCCGCCGATGCTCTCATCATTGAAAAGATCGAGGTCCAAGGGAATCTCCGGACAAGTGCGGGGCGGATCATCGCGGTATCGGGTTTAGCGACCGGTGATCCGGCGACGCCCGAGACGATTCATTCCGCCGCGCATCGCCTTCGTTCCTCGTCATACTTCAGTGAAGTGGAAGTTTATACTCGCGCCGGTACGGCTCCGGGCCGTGTTGTTGTCGTCTTCAGCGTTTCGGAAAACCGCCCTCATTTTCGCTTGGGGATGGGGTATGAAGATCTCTCCGGATGGTACCTGATCCCCTTACAGCTCAATCTCGATAATTTGACGGGCCATGGGGAGATTTTAAATTTAAGCGCACGCGTCGGATGGCGCCTGTCCGGCCTCGTTCTGACTTACCAAAACATTTCTCTCTCCGACCCCCGCCGCTTCTTTGAGCTTCAGCTCAAGGGTGAGTCGGTCGACCGGTTGTACTTTCTTGAAGGAACGGAAATCAGCCAGGTCGTCTCGCAGAGTGGATTAGGTTTTCATGGAGAAGTACCCGTTGCAGATCATCTGAATCTCGGCGGATGGTTTGATGTAGAGTCTTTTGAGCCCGATTCCTCCGCGGAAGTATACCGTAAGAATGAAATGCAGGACCGCCGGGAGGGAGACATTGTTCCCTTTGAGGATCTGCCAACCGGAATTCAATCAGAGGTCGGGCGGCGGACCCTGGTGAGTATTGGAATGTCCCTCGGCATCGATACCCGCCGGGGCGGCGGTCTGCGGACCAGGGGATTGTGGGGGCGAACATTAGGGGAGTACATTTTCAGCGAGAAAGACGGCTTCCCTGCTTGGCATTGGGATTTGAGGGCTTATACACCGATCGGCTCCAGGCTTCAACTATCGGCCCGGAGCCTGGCGGGAAGCGTCTCCTCCAAAGCGCCCTTTTACAAACGATACTATCTTGGCGGGCTCTATACGGTTCGCGGTTATCCAAGCCATTCCCTTTCCACGCCTGAAGGACATTTGAATTTCGCCACCTTGTCGCTTGAGCTGCGGGCCGCATGGATCGGCGCCGCCGTTGACCCGCTGTTGACCGGCTTGGTTTTCTGCGATCTCGGCACCGGTTGGAATGACCGTTGGCCGGATGCGGGGGATATTTCGGCCGGCATCGGATATGGTTTCCGGCTGCGGATGCCATGGATCGGCCGTCTGGGATTGGATATCGGATATCCTCTGAATCCCTCTCCGGTCAAGGAATCCTTTCACATTAATGCCAGCATCGGATGGACATTCTAA